The sequence TCGCTCCCACAGGGGAATGCATTTCAAATGTGGGAGCGAGCCTGCTCGCGAAAGGGCCCTTACATTCAATACAACTTCTGACCGTGTTGACTATTCAGCATTGACACTTTATTCGCAGGCATCGCGACTAAATTGCTGAGCGACTGGTCAAACTTCTGCAGCGCCCGAACTTGCACATCCTGCTGCTGATTAATATCCGCCACTATCTCTTCCGAACCCTTGAAGTCCGCCCACACTGGCGTCAACTCCCGCGCATCCGAACCTTTCGCCGTGCCGATATAGTTCAACTGCGCATCATAAAAGTCGGCACTGACATCGGCTTTGATATCGGAACTGCGCGAGGTGATCAACTGGCTGTGGGTGTCGACGATTGCGACTACATCCGGTCTGGCCGCGCGCAGGCTTTGCATGTCCGGATACAC comes from Pseudomonas sp. RU47 and encodes:
- a CDS encoding ATPase gives rise to the protein MKLALTSVLAISVLALSACSVPTAPQAVSSLDTLLPHPTGRSSATQVKSGPGVSLGVVYSPSTQTNREYLRDYQANAGTGFGQSLLVQPIHDAYVASSKPDMAVEWVNASLQRQFGSVTVYPDMQSLRAARPDVVAIVDTHSQLITSRSSDIKADVSADFYDAQLNYIGTAKGSDARELTPVWADFKGSEEIVADINQQQDVQVRALQKFDQSLSNLVAMPANKVSMLNSQHGQKLY